ATGTGTGACACcttaaaattaataactatGCTCATAACAATACAACAATTCCATCTACCTCTAATGGATCATAATAGGTGTTCTTGAAAGCAACAAACACAAGAGAGGAATCACATTCCATCCATGAAGAACTCTTCGATGTCTGCACCATAAATAATGCCTTTTAACATAACCATCACACATATGTATTAGTACAATTTACTTCAAATATACACCACTTTCCATATGAAATCTAACCATAGATCAAATGCTACATACATGCTCCATCTTATGAGTGTGAAACTTTTTACTAAAGTCCAAGAACTACATAGTAAATTATTGTTACGGGCAACGCAACCACCATTCCGAAGATAACCCTGCAAAAATGTAAAAATCCTTTTAGAACTTCCATTCATGTTTTAAATCCATTTCTAACAAAATGCATTTCTTAtcattaatagtttttttttcagtgtacatatataaatttatgaaaaaaacacACTTACGCTGTGCTGAGTACGTCTGCATGAAGATTATATTCTTTTGCAAATACAAATGGGACAATTCCTTGGGGAAGAGCAGCCTGCAAAATTGTACAATGGTATCACAATAAAAACTATGTTATCTATGCAATTTGATTAGTTTGAACACAGTTAGGTTTGATTTCACCTGAACAATTGTAACTCGTAAAAGAACTCCATGGATACCAATTATTTTGGAGGCTGCAAGAATTATAAATGGACCAACCAAGAACTTAATTGCGAATGCAAGTGAAGCCAGAGTTTTTCCACAAGTAATGATCTTAGGTTGTAATGCCATGAATAGACCTGTGTAATTGAGTAAAACACTGTAACACAGACAACATAAAATAACACAAACCTAAGAATAAACCATATTATACAAAACAACATTGTATGTGTATATGCACACTTCAAGAATTATAATAAGATGAACCCAGATTTGTTGGCAAAAagtgagaaagaagaaaaaaaaaggttaacgTTGGAAGGCAAGAACGTATACCAAGACTGAACATGGCCATTCCTAGTCCTGTGTTAGAAATTATTTCAATGGAACCTTTTATAATAGATGGCACTTTGATGCTCCACCTACACACATGAAACAAGGATTGAAAGAATGGTGATGGTTATGCTAATTATACATTAACAAGAGTTTTGTAGAAACACACTTAGAAACACATTAAAGAGATGGGAAAAAATACCTGTAAAATATGAGAGACCAAATGAGACCTAAAACACTTGCATAGGTATTAGGGTTTCTTATCAGATTCCTCCAAACCATTATCAGAATAAGTTTTAACATGACATTAGCACGTGGCATttgttgatttttgtttgtctcaacttcttcatttttcaCCTCTTTTTGTTTCCCCTTTGCGCTATGTTCTGCTTCTTCATCACTTACATGTTCATGTACTGCTACAGAAAAGTTTTAACTAATTACAAATTCTCTCACTTTATGATTATTGCTAATGTTATCAATCACAGTTGGCAAGGATTCCACAAATCacaatttataacttttttcatttttctaatcaaaatttaaaactttcactTAAATATATGTCACTGTTACTTTTCCTTGAAAAATAATATGGAGTTAAAGTCAGTACCTAAAAGAGAAAATGCAATCGAATCAATTTCAACATCTTggtaaattattatttcttcatacttaaaatatatccataaatttaattaatcttgGTTATTCAAAAGCTTTTCTCAtataaacacttaaaaaaacAAGATTGAAAACATCTCAACTCCTTTTTGGTTAATAAAGcatatttagaaaattttgaaatcttaatGGAAATTTAATATTGAGAAATTATCctagaataaatttaaaacaaaaaaaaaatcaaacagaCCTTGACAATGAATATTAGTTTACTTCGATCCTTGttgaagtaattttttttaaacctacAAAACTCATAGTGGTGCAGAATGAGTTTTGTGGGGGTGTGAAAAGAAACAGGCCGTACTTAGATAGGACAAAACCTACATATTGACCCAAAGACAAAGAAGGTTGTTTACAATGTACAAAAACTAATAAAGGTGCaacataaatttgaattataattaatctattttattatttattaaatatgataagTAGTTAATTAAAGAATACTATTAAATATACGTATTGATATATAGCTTTTTATGCACATCTATCTacataagaaaaatatacaGTAAAATAATTATGACTAATTAATGACTAAATCCGTACATTAAAAGGCATGTTTATTAATGGAATACATTCCATAAATTTAAAGTGAAATacatatatacttatatatatatatatatatatatatatatatatatatatatatatatatatatatatatatatatatatatatatatatatatatatatatatgggtttgctaacgcacgtacgcctgtttttcagttggtacgtttcttatatatcatggatctAAGTTTTAatgttaagggtattttaataattttcattctcaaaactaaaaaaaaaaaaaaaagaaacccccaactGAAAAACGTACGCGCGTTaccaaaccccatatatatatatatataaaataaaaaattaattatttctaaagTTAAATGGTTTATAAAACATATCTTATAAAACATATCTTAAAATCGGAAActtaaatatacaataatatgaTATTGATTAATCGTACACGTTCAATAAATTTATCGCTTATTTTtccatatttattatttgactACGGTTATATTTGATAAATAcagtattttttattgtaaataaaattaattttcaatattttatttattaaaaataatatactcatcaaatttaataatgcaataaaatagattttttttattaatgtttaaacTAGATACTTGTTACTTGTCAGTATGAAGTTTGAAATCTTGAAGTTAAGTAAATACATtggtaaatatataaatatgtattaatttttctatcaattaaataatttgaccAAATATTATaggtaataaataaattatttaatgtaatcgaACAGTCAATGTATTTATACGATGCTAAAAATTATATgtatcaaatattatatttatattttttatatttcatagaATTAATTCATGAAACATATTTgacaaatgaaaaatacaaatatatattaatgcaATATAAAGATATTGACACACATATGAAAGTagtgtttaaaaataattctatgacatgtttgattttctttaatATGTAAACGTGGTTAATTTTGTTTCACAAATGATTAACTATTAGACATTTTAATAATCTGAGAACACTATTAATCACTCAAAAGTTGAAACTAGCCAGTCTCTAGACATATCAATGATGATATATATGATATGTAACTAAGAAAGCATGAAGATGAATAACTTTCCAACACAGTTAActctttttgtaaaataaaataaatcatatatgtTCAATCATTTTTAACAAGTAAGATTATACGTATAATCAGTCACATTTCTAGGTAAATGACATGCAAAATTTCTCAGTGAGTGTTACCTTTTGAAGCAGCAGTTTCGAGTGGAAATTTGGAAGGTCCAATGGTGGAAAAGGAGCCAACTCTGTTTATTTCATGTCTCTGATTAACATGAGAATTTGATGATGCATTCAAGCCGCAACCAAACGTGTATAAACAATTTTTAGACCCTGCAATCACTGGTTTTGGAGACGGGTATGGAGTAGACAAACCACTACTAAACCCTGGAAACTCTGGTTTTGGATAAATGTGTGAAGAAACAAAACCACCATCAAACCCTACAAACCCTAGATTTTGTGAGGGGTATGAGTAAACAAAACCACCTCTAGAAACCCCGCAACCGTCACTCTTGCTCCTCCAAAACTTTTCCTGAGGCATATCCACAAAAGCTGCATTTTGGAGATTAGGTTTTTCTCCAGTAAAATTTGATGGTCTAGGTGTTGAATATGACTTGTGGAATGAAGAAGGCATGTTTACGGACGTAGAACGTGACATACTTCTCAACACCACGTGGAGTTCTCCGTTTTCTCCAATTTCTGCATCAGCATGCAATGGTTCTCTTCCATTGAGAGAGCTCACACTTGAATCAACCCTTAGGGAGGCAATGGCTCCAGCAGTGTCAGGGAATTGCTCTGAGATGAGAAGCTTGGCCCCTCTGTATTCAAACATGAACAACAAGAGAGTGTACCAAATCACACTCTGAAAAACCACAATTTGGATCATGAGGGTGGCTGTGAAGTCTCCATACATGGCTTTCAGAAGAGGAACACCCATGATGAGCGTGTTGGGGAGAGTGGAGATTGAGAACAGTGTGATGGTCCAGTCAATGCTACCCCATTTTGTGAAAGTGTTCCACAGAACAAGTGCAGCCAAGATCACAACCTTTTGAAGACAGTCGGCTGCTAAGAACCTGAAGTTCATGGTGTAAGGGTTATTGTTGGATATGAAATGGAAAGAGAGGAAGGGCACTGCAATAACAGACACAAAACGGTTTATGCCAGAGCACTGTTCTGGGCTGAAGATCTTCCACCAACGGACGGAGCCATATGCTAAAAACAAAGCCACGTAGAGAGGCACAAGCGCTGACACAACATCGTACACGTCGCTACCTTTGATCATGGTTGAAGCAAAATAAGGGAAAACAATGACAGTGAAAGATGGATCAAAGAGGTTGTGAAATGTTCTTGTTCATGTTCAATTCTACGAAAAATGGAGGTATATAACATGATTGAAAATGAACTTTCATTTGATTGTATGTAGAAAATATTGATGTGTCACTTCGTGTTACCTTATTACGAATGATTACAATAAATTAGAGTGACATATATTGAACTTACTTCTTTAAACCAGCAACAATGTACTTTAACAACCCATTTTTTATACACTttgtttatagaaaaaataattaagtaattaagcataataaatatttatctaatttgtttttaatatattaagaaaaaataaattgttttcttaaCATGTGTTGATGGATGTTTATTACAAGGAAATGTAACCTTTAATATgtacttaaaattaaaagaatcattaaaaattttaaatctataaGATAAAGAGTAAAGAGTACCATAATATCAcagttaatttttctttttctaatagACATGTGATACTTCAAATATTAACGAAATTCAAACTACatatttaataacaaattaaagttttttactaaaataatttttccctAAAAATATCCAATAAAgggtaaatttatatttaaattatgtaaaattttattgaaataatagtattttgggttgtcaaaatgggtaacCCGGCTCACTCATTAGCaagctaaaaaaaattgaacccGGCACAACCCACCACacaggttggtgggttaaatgggttggctcactgaTTCATgtaattataagtttttattaaaataaaaaaattataatttttttaattcaaatctaaataaatgtcacaataaaataatgttaaaatacaaagacaattaaaaaaaagtatcataaaaTCCAAGCATAAtcaaaaaacatgtacaaaagacaaacaaataagtttttaatattgataatttttgtatcactttgtccatttataatattagaatcgtgaataaataaatttataatatatttctctCTTAGAAACATTTACTTCTTTATCActatctacaatataataaaaaatgctaactaataatattgaaatataaaataataaataattaaattaaattaggtgggttggtgagtcaatccgactcaccacgggttcaatccGATGACCCAGATTCTGAGTGAACTGAGTTGGAAAGtaactcataaaaaaaattacatttttttcaaattcaaccCGGTTCAAACTcatggtgagccgggttgatcCGTAAATTACAACCAATTTTGAGAATACTTGTTAAATACGAATAAAAGAAAAGTGGGTGTGAatagtattaataataataataaatataaatgaaatattataataaactattGTTTTACGTAGTTGTAAGGTGGACGTGGAAAAAATAGTTTCAAATGATCATCAACCTTGGAAaaagtatattataaattaaaatcctCTTTACTTTGCTCTTTTATGTGTTTTCTTCTAAAAGTTTTAAGAAAACCTTAATCTTTTGTTAAATTCTGATAAGCGTCTCTTTTAAGGTgatgatattttaatacttattaaataaataaaaaaacatccattt
This Vigna angularis cultivar LongXiaoDou No.4 chromosome 4, ASM1680809v1, whole genome shotgun sequence DNA region includes the following protein-coding sequences:
- the LOC108330144 gene encoding auxin efflux carrier component 2, whose protein sequence is MIKGSDVYDVVSALVPLYVALFLAYGSVRWWKIFSPEQCSGINRFVSVIAVPFLSFHFISNNNPYTMNFRFLAADCLQKVVILAALVLWNTFTKWGSIDWTITLFSISTLPNTLIMGVPLLKAMYGDFTATLMIQIVVFQSVIWYTLLLFMFEYRGAKLLISEQFPDTAGAIASLRVDSSVSSLNGREPLHADAEIGENGELHVVLRSMSRSTSVNMPSSFHKSYSTPRPSNFTGEKPNLQNAAFVDMPQEKFWRSKSDGCGVSRGGFVYSYPSQNLGFVGFDGGFVSSHIYPKPEFPGFSSGLSTPYPSPKPVIAGSKNCLYTFGCGLNASSNSHVNQRHEINRVGSFSTIGPSKFPLETAASKVHEHVSDEEAEHSAKGKQKEVKNEEVETNKNQQMPRANVMLKLILIMVWRNLIRNPNTYASVLGLIWSLIFYRWSIKVPSIIKGSIEIISNTGLGMAMFSLGLFMALQPKIITCGKTLASLAFAIKFLVGPFIILAASKIIGIHGVLLRVTIVQAALPQGIVPFVFAKEYNLHADVLSTAVIFGMVVALPVTIIYYVVLGL